The Pirellulales bacterium genome includes the window TCGTGCTCGATCTGCTGTTGCCGATGGTCGATGGTCTTGAGGTTTGCCGGCGGCTCAAGTCCGATTCGCGCACGCAGCACATCCCGATTATCATGCTCACGGCCAAGAGCGAAGAGTCGGACATGGTGGCGGGACTCGAACTGGGGGCCGATGACTACGTGACCAAGCCCTTCAGCCCGCGGATTCTGCTGGCCCGCATCAAGGCGATCCTCCGCCGCAAGGGAAAAGAGGGGATGGACGAGGAGGGCGCCATTCGGATTCACGAGTTGGTGATCCATCCCGGCCGGCACGAGGTGCTCATCTCCGGCAAGGCGGTCGATTTGACGTTCACTGAGTTTCGGCTCTTGCACTTTCTGGCCCGCAAGCCGGGTTGGGCCTTCACGCGATCGCAAATCGTCGATGGCGTCAAGGGAGAGGACTATCCGGTGACGGAGCGCTCGGTCGATGTGCAGGTCGCGGGGTTGCGAAAGAAGCTGGGGGAATTCGGGGCCTACATCGAGACCGTTCGAGGAGTTGGCTACCGATTCAAGGAGTAGCCATGCCGCGGAAACGGCTGCTCAGGCAACTGTTCCTGTCTTACGTTTCGGTGATCGTCGTCTGCGTGCTGGCCTCGAGCTGGTTTGCCTCGAAGGCGCTCGAGGAGTCGTACGTCGCCGGCGCCGGCGAGCGATTACAGATCGCCGCCCGGATGGTCGCGGATCAAGCGTCCAGCGGGTTCACCGGGGAGCCGGGCGAAATCGAGCAACTCGCCTCACGCGTCGGTCGCTCGATGGGCGTGCGGCTGACGCTGATTCGGCCAGACGGAACCGTGCTCTCCGACACGCGCGAAGACGCCGCGCGGATGGAGAACCATGCGCAGCGTCCAGAGGTCGCCAGTGCTCTGGCCGGCCAGGAAGACCGGATCGCGCGGTTCAGCACGACGCTTGGCGAGCGGATGCTGTATGTGGCGGTCCCCGCGCGCCAAGGCAATCAGGTCGTCGGCGTCGTCCGCGCTGCCAGCAGCATGGCCGAGATCGAACAGCAGTTCGGCCAGAGCCGCAACTCGATCATCGGCACGGCGCTGGTCGTCGCGCTGGCCGGCGGCGCAATCAGTTGGTGGCTCGCGCAGCGGATCGCCCGGCCGATTCAGGAGATCAGCGAAGGGGCGCGGCGCTTCGCGCAGGGA containing:
- a CDS encoding response regulator, with amino-acid sequence MTRERILVVDDEEDLLELVNYNLSKDGYRVRCVASGEEALAEARQHLPDLVVLDLLLPMVDGLEVCRRLKSDSRTQHIPIIMLTAKSEESDMVAGLELGADDYVTKPFSPRILLARIKAILRRKGKEGMDEEGAIRIHELVIHPGRHEVLISGKAVDLTFTEFRLLHFLARKPGWAFTRSQIVDGVKGEDYPVTERSVDVQVAGLRKKLGEFGAYIETVRGVGYRFKE